In Thermococcus profundus, the genomic stretch GACGATAGTAATCTCGGTCTTCCTCCTGCTCACCAACCCGATAAGCGCCCACACCCTCATAAGGGCAGCGTACAAGAGCGGCATTCCCCTCTGGGAGGGCAGCGTGATGGACAAGTACCGCGAGCACATAGAGGCTAAGGCCAAAGAGGCAGAGACCGTTGGAGCTCCCGAGAGTGAAACTCCGGAGGAGGGTGGTGAGGAATGAACTGTATAACCTGTATCGAGTACATAGTAGTGACCCTTATGGTAATCTCAGCAATACTAGCCGTCGAGTGGAGGGATCTGCTCGCGGCAGTCGTTGGAATGGCGGCAGTTAGCCTCTTCGCCTCACTGCTGTTCTTCATGCTCCAGGCCCCGGACGTCGCGATGACCGAGGCGGCGATAGGTGCGGCACTCAGCGGAGCGGTGTTCATCTTCGCCATCAAGAGAACCCAGCGCTTTGAGACCGAAGAGGAGGAGAAGCCCGGCTGGTGGGTGAGGTGGTGAAAATGCTCAAGCGTTCTCTTGCGATAATCACCATCCTGATAATAGGCTACTGGCTGGCCCAGAGCCTCGCTGGAGTCCCCTTCGGGGAGGACAAGATGCTCGTTGGACAGTATTACCTTGACCACGTCAAGGATCAGACTGGTGCAGTAAACGCCGTAACTGCAATAGTCGTCAACTACCGTGGTTTCGATACCCTCGGTGAGGTCACAGTCCTGTTCATCGCCTCAACCGGAGTTGGAGCGCTCCTCTGGAGAAAGAGAAAGAAGAGGACTGCAAAGACCGAGGGTTCAGTTGTCCTGACGACTGGAAGCGAACTCCTGTTCCCGTTCGTGGTTCTGTTCGGTTCATACATATTCATCCACGGACACCTGACACCGGGAGGAGGTTTCCCGGGTGGGGCAACGATAGCCACCGCGTTCCTCCTGCTCTACATGGCCTTCGTCTCCTACGAGATCCCGCACAAGGCCTTTGAGAAGACAGAGGGATTAGCGGGAATGGGCTACGTTCTCGTCGGCCTCACAGGCCTTGCCATAGGGGGATACTTCCTCTTCGACTGGATATGGCAGACCTGGCAGTGGGGCACCGGCAACATAGGCAGGCTCTTCAGCGGAGGGTTCATACCGATCATCTACACCCTGATCGGCATCAAGGTCGGCACGGAGCTCAGCGGAATCATCGACAACATGCTCAAGGAGGAGGTGAGAGAATGAACGTTCCCGACATAAGCGTCTACTACTTCGGAGCGATCTCCCTCATCCTCATCGGCCTCTACGCGGTGCTCGTGAAGAAGAACCTGCTGAAGATGCTCGTGGGGCTCAGCATAATGGAGACCGGTGTCAACCTCCTCCTGATCAGCGTTGGGTACGTCTCAGGAAAGAGCGCCCCGATACTGAGTGAGGGGATAGGCCCAAAGGGAGCCGTCGACCCGATTCCCCAGGCACTTGTCCTCACGGCAATAGTCATCGGTGTCGCCACGACCGCTATGGCCCTTAGTGCTGCTATAATCCTTTACGAGAGGTACGGTACGCTTAACGTTGAGGAGATAAGGAGGTTGAGAGGATGAACGGGCAGTACGCTTCACTCCTCATCGCGTTGCCCCTGATCAGTGCCTTCTTCGTCCCGCTGATCAAGGGACTTGGAAACAAGGCCGTAAAATACTACCTGATACTGATAACCGCCATTCAGGCTGGAATAGCGGGATGGGTATTCAGCGAGGTCTACAGAACTGGAGAGCCGATAATAGTCATGGCCGGCGGCTGGAGGCCACCGGTTGGAATCAACCTCTACATCGGCCACTTCGCGGCCCTCTTCGTGCTCATAGTTGCAATAGTCAGCTTCTTCATGGCAATCTTCAGCCTGAAGGCGGTTGAGACCGAGCCGATAGACAAGTACGCCATGCTCTTCCTGCTCCTCATGCTTGGAGCGACTGGTATGATAGCGACGGGCGATATCTTCAACCTCTTCGTCTTCATGGAGATAACATCCATAACCGCCTACGCCCTCACAGCCTACAACAAGACGGGAGAGGCTGCCGAGGCTTCACTCAAGTACATGATACTTGGGGGAATCGGCTCAAGCTTCTTCCTTATCGGCATAGCCCTCATCTACGGAGCGACCGGAACCCTCAACATGGCCCACCTGGCGATCCTCGCGGGCGGCATCGATGCCAAGGTCGCTGAGGCTGGACTTGCGCTCCTCATATTCGGCCTTGCGGTCGAGGCAGAGCTCTTCCCGCTCAATGCGTGGGCGCCGGATGCATACCAGGCCGCACCGCATCCGATAACCGCCATGTTCTCGGCCTTCGTCGTCAAAGCTGGTATCTACGCGGCCGCCAGGCTCCTCTACATAATGCAGGGCGCAAGCGGCTGGAGCTCCGTCCTCAAGTTGGTCGTAACGATGGCCGCCCTGACGGTGTTCGTTGCCGAGTTCGCGGCCCTGAGACAGAAGGACGTCAAGAGGATGATCGCTTACTCATCCATAAGCCAGATAGGCATGATAGCCTTCGCCCTGGCCCTTGGAACGCAGGCAGGCGTTGAGGCTGGAGTTTTCCACATGGTCAACCACGCCATAGTAAAAGCACTCCTGTTCCTCGCCGTCGGCTACGTTGGGATAGCCCTCGGGGGAACTAGGATTGAGAACTTCGCTGGTCTCGGCAAGAGGATGCCGCTGACTGCCTTAGCCGTGACGGTGGGTTCCCTATCAGCCATCGGACTGCCGATGTTCAACATCTTCTGGAGCAAGCTCAGGATCCTCCTGGCGGGTGTGGACGCGGGCTACACCTGGGGCGTGGCACTGATCCTCGGCGCCAGCGTCGTGGAGGCAGTCTATTACCTCAGGCTCATCCACACCATTTGGTTCACCGGGGAAGGCGAAAGGATCCGCGAAAACCTCGCCATAGGCACCATAGCGGTCTTCCTAGTACTGCTGATCATCTTCATAGGAATCTACCCGAACTACTTCTGGACAGTGTCCCAGAAGGCTGGTGAGGATATATTCAACGTCGTTCAGTACGTTAAGAACGTTCCTCTAATGGGGGTGGGACCATGAGCTTCATACCCGCTGACTACGTTATACCTCTCCTGCTACTCGTTCCGGCGGTAAGCGGAGTGCTGGCATGGATATTTGACACAAAGGGAATACGGGAGATACTGGGGCTTATAGGGGGCCTCACACCTCTGGTCATCATAGCGGCCACCTACGGCGACGTCACCGGTGAGCCCATAAACTACTCAATCAACGCTGGAGTCTTCACCCTCAACTTCCAGCTCAGCACAATGACCTGGTACTTCGCGGCGGTAGCGGCTGTCGTGGCCGCGGCAATGGTTTTCGGGCTGGTCTCAACTACTAAGAGCGGCTACGAGTGGATGTTCTCCCTCCTCAGCGTCACGGGCCTGCTGGGAGTATTCACCTCCCACGACTTTGCGGGCTTCTTCCTGTTCTGGGAGATAATGACCTTCGCCAGCTTCATGATGGTGCTCCGCTACAACAGGCACGCCTCCCTGAAGTACTTCGTGCTCAGCGTCATTGGAGCCTACTCGATGCTCCTCGCCATCGCAATAATCTACGCAAAGACCGGTGCCCTCGACTTCAGTGACGTTGCGAGGGCAATGGGACTCTCGGCGTACGGGATGGTGGACTTCGGAAGGACCGACACGATCCTCGTGTATGCACTGTTCCTCGTGGCCTTCGGCGTCAAGGCCGGAACCTGGCCCCTCCACGTCTGGGCTCCGGAGGCCTACAGCGAGACCAACCAGAGCTACACCAGCTTCTTCAGCGGCGCCCTGAGCAAGGCCGGAATCTTCGGTTTCGTACTGGTCTACGCACTGATGGCAGGGAAGCTCTACGTTGAGCTCGGATCCTTCCACGGGCACCCGACCTTCACCTACATCTTCGCGTGGCTCGGAGCGATAACCGTGGTGGTTGCCAGCTTCCTAGCCGTCCTTCAGGAAGATATAAGGAAGCTCCTCGCCTACTCATCCGTCGGTCAGGTCGGCTACATACTCCTGGCCATCGGAGTCGGCAGCGGACTCGGCTTCGCGGGTGCGTTCTTCCACGTCCTCAGCCACGCCCTATTCAAGGGTCTCTTCTGGCTAGTCACCGCGGCCTTGATACTCAGGACCGGCAAGACGAGGTTTGAGGACTTTGGAGGGCTGGCCGAGAAGATGCCCATCACCTTTGCCATGGGACTCATAGCCGTCCTCAGCCTCGCTGGAATACCGCCGATGGCGGGCTTCGCGAGCAAGTGGCTCATCTATGAGGCGGCGATACAGGAGCACATGCCCCTCGTTGCTGGAGCGATCTTCCTCGGAAGCGCCCTGGCATTCGCGTACGTCGTCAGGTTCCTCTACGCGATCTGGTTCGGCCAGAGGCCGAGCGACCTCGACGATGTCCAGGAGGCACCACTCCCGCTCCTCATTGGCATGGGCATCCTCGGGCTCCTCAACGTGGTCTTCGGCATAGCCCCAGGACTCGTGGTGGACTTCCTCAACAAGTTCGTTAACACGGGCGTCGTTGTCGAGAGCTACTACTCGATCAGCACTGCAACCGGAACCTACAACGCCCTGAGCGTCGCCCTGATCCTCGTCGTCGGCATCGCCATAGCCGGGCTGATCTACATTTACGGCGCAAACGCCCGGAAGATACCCGTCACGAACACCTACCAGTCCGGTAACCCGGTTACGGAGGAGTTCAATCTCAGCATAAGGAGGAACTTCTACAGGCCGCTGGCGGAGGCCCTTGAGTTCTGGCTCAGGTACAGCTTCGACAGGTTCTACGAGAGGCTCTCAGGCATCTTCGAGGACTTCGCGGACTGGCTGAGGGAAGGCTTCTACAATGGAAACATCCAGTCCTACTCATGGTACTTGGCAGTGGTGCTTCTCATACTCGCGCTGTGGGGGGTGTTGTGAATGATAGACTGGAAGCTTATCCTTGAGGCCATTGGGATACTCATCTACGCGACCTTCATGGGCTTCATCTTCATGGGCATAGAGAGGAAGGCCATGGCTAGGATACAGAGGAGAATCGGCCCGCCGATCTACCAGCCTATAATCGACACACTCAAACTCCTGGGCAAGAAGGAGAGCGTCAGCCACGGCTTCATCTACGACTTCGGACCGATCTTTGCCCTGGGGGCAACGATAACCGCCCTCCTCTTCCTTCCCGTCGCCAACTTTCAGCTCTTCAGCAGCAACGCGGACCTCATCGTAGTTGCCTACCTCCTGGAGGTTCCAATGCTGGGAATAATGCTCGGTGCGATGAGCTCAGGCAACCCGTACTCAGCCGTCGGTGTCCAGCGTGGGCTTTTGACCATGGTGGCCATGCAGCTTCCCTACGGCCTCGCGTTGATAGCAATAGTCCAGCACTTCGAAACATTCAAACTGAGTGAGATCGTCGCCCTCCAGAGCTTAAACGGGTGGAGCATACTGGTTCCGGCACTCCTGCTGGCCATGATAGTCTTCGACATAGTCTTCCAGGCGATGCTCGGTCTGGAGCCCTTCGACATAATCACCGCCCCGGCAGAAATTTCAATGGGTCCGATGGTCGAGTACGGAGGCAAGCACGCCGCGATACTTTTCACCCAGCACGCAGTACAGCTCTTCGCTGAAACGACGTTCTTTACCATACTGTTCCTGGGCGGTGCCAGCAACCTGCTAGAACTCCTCATCAAGCAGATAGCGGTGCTCTTCATAGCCATCTTCGTGGCCAGCATCTACCCGAGGTTCACAATTGACCAGGCGGCCAAGTTCTTCTGGAAGTGGCCGACGATAATCGGAATAATAGCCGTCCTCCTGACGATGTGAGGTGATGGTAATGAGCGAGATGCAGAACGGTGATGTGGTGCACTACGAACTGAAGGAGTTCCAGCTCTTCGAGCCCCTCTTCAGGTGGGCCAGGAAGAAGAGCCTCTGGATAGTGGCGTTCTGTACGGGATGCGGCGGTATAGAGATGCCGCCGCTCGCCACTGCCAGGTACGATTTCGAGCGCTTCGGAATAATGCCCAACCCCGCCCCAAGGATGGGCGACCTCTTCCTCATCACTGGATACGTTACTCCAAAGACGCTCAAGAGGATAATCATAACCTACGAGATGATGCAGGATCCCAAGTACGTCCTCGCCCACGGCTCCTGCCCGATAAACGGTGGGGTCTACTGGGACTCCTACAACGTCGTCAAACAGCTCGACAAGTACATACCGGTTGACGTGGCCATAGCCGGCTGCATGCCGAGGGCGGAGGCAGTCATGGACGGGATCATGACCATCATGAAGAAGATCGAAGATGGAACCGCCGACGGCTGGAAGCGCTATAGGGAGAACTACGAATACTACAGGAAGAACCAGGACGAACTCTTCGGGGAAGGCTGGCGCGAGAAGGACGCTAGGAGGTGGCTCGCATGGATATGAAAGAGAAGCCCAAGGTCGAGGAGAAAGTCCAGGGGGAGACAACCGTGGAGGAGAAGCCGACCCTGCCCGACACCAAAGAGGGAAAGCTCGTGAAGGCGCTCATTGAAAAAGCCCCATACGCGGAGGGGGAGGTTATACGCGAGAGACGCATCAAGTTCACAGTCCCAGTTGAGAGGATACACGAGTTCCTTGAGTTAGCGAGCGAGAAGTTCGAGATGCTCATGCAGATAAGCGTTGTCGACTGGCTCAAGGAGGGACAGTTCGAGGTAACCTATCAGCTCTGGAGCGTGAGCGAGAGCGTTCATGCCTTTGTAAAGGTGAGGATACCAAGGGATGACGCCAAGCTCCCAACGGTCATGGACATCTGGCCGGTGGCGGAGACCTACGAGAGGGAAGCGCACGAGTTCTTCGGAATAGTCTTCGAGGGCAACCCGAGGCTCGGACCCTTCATACTCGAGCCGAGGGAGTACGAGAAGCACCCACTCAGGAAGGACTTCAACACGCTCTCCTACGTCAAGACCATCTACGGTGAGGACTTCGACCGCTATGATGAGAGCAAGACGAACTACGTGATATGAGGTGATGATCATGACGAATCCTGAAGTTCCGAAGGAGTTGAGGGAAGAGGCGAAGCAGCACGATATGTACCTCCACCCCATAGACAAGGACACCTACGAGCTGTTCTTCGGCCCACAGCACATGGCCACCGAGAACTTCAGCATAATCCTGAAGATGGACGGCAACAGGATAGAAAAGGCGATAGTCAACCCTGGCTTCCTCCACAGGGGTTTCGAGAAGCTCGCCGAGCACAGGCCTTACTTCAGCAACATCGCGTTGATCCTGCGTATCTGTGTCCCTGAGAGCGACGTCCCCGAGAACATCTACTCCATGGCCGTCGACGAGATAGTTGGCTGGGAGGTTCCAGACAGGGCCCAGTGGATAAGGACGGTCGTCCTCGAGATGGCAAGGATGGCAGCGTGGATGTTCTGGATAATGGGCTTTGGGAACGAGATAGGCCTCTACACAGCCGGCCAGTGGGCGGCAGCTTACCGTGAGAGGTTCATGCGTCTCTACGAGGAGCTCACCGGGGGAAGGGTTTACCACATCTACACTGTGCCTGGAGGGGTCAGGAGAGACATACCTGGCGACAGATGGCTCCGTCAGCTCAGGGACACCGTCGAA encodes the following:
- a CDS encoding DUF4040 domain-containing protein; the encoded protein is MNCITCIEYIVVTLMVISAILAVEWRDLLAAVVGMAAVSLFASLLFFMLQAPDVAMTEAAIGAALSGAVFIFAIKRTQRFETEEEEKPGWWVRW
- a CDS encoding Na(+)/H(+) antiporter subunit B, translated to MLKRSLAIITILIIGYWLAQSLAGVPFGEDKMLVGQYYLDHVKDQTGAVNAVTAIVVNYRGFDTLGEVTVLFIASTGVGALLWRKRKKRTAKTEGSVVLTTGSELLFPFVVLFGSYIFIHGHLTPGGGFPGGATIATAFLLLYMAFVSYEIPHKAFEKTEGLAGMGYVLVGLTGLAIGGYFLFDWIWQTWQWGTGNIGRLFSGGFIPIIYTLIGIKVGTELSGIIDNMLKEEVRE
- a CDS encoding NADH-quinone oxidoreductase subunit K, translated to MNVPDISVYYFGAISLILIGLYAVLVKKNLLKMLVGLSIMETGVNLLLISVGYVSGKSAPILSEGIGPKGAVDPIPQALVLTAIVIGVATTAMALSAAIILYERYGTLNVEEIRRLRG
- a CDS encoding proton-conducting transporter transmembrane domain-containing protein, translated to MNGQYASLLIALPLISAFFVPLIKGLGNKAVKYYLILITAIQAGIAGWVFSEVYRTGEPIIVMAGGWRPPVGINLYIGHFAALFVLIVAIVSFFMAIFSLKAVETEPIDKYAMLFLLLMLGATGMIATGDIFNLFVFMEITSITAYALTAYNKTGEAAEASLKYMILGGIGSSFFLIGIALIYGATGTLNMAHLAILAGGIDAKVAEAGLALLIFGLAVEAELFPLNAWAPDAYQAAPHPITAMFSAFVVKAGIYAAARLLYIMQGASGWSSVLKLVVTMAALTVFVAEFAALRQKDVKRMIAYSSISQIGMIAFALALGTQAGVEAGVFHMVNHAIVKALLFLAVGYVGIALGGTRIENFAGLGKRMPLTALAVTVGSLSAIGLPMFNIFWSKLRILLAGVDAGYTWGVALILGASVVEAVYYLRLIHTIWFTGEGERIRENLAIGTIAVFLVLLIIFIGIYPNYFWTVSQKAGEDIFNVVQYVKNVPLMGVGP
- a CDS encoding proton-conducting transporter transmembrane domain-containing protein, which gives rise to MSFIPADYVIPLLLLVPAVSGVLAWIFDTKGIREILGLIGGLTPLVIIAATYGDVTGEPINYSINAGVFTLNFQLSTMTWYFAAVAAVVAAAMVFGLVSTTKSGYEWMFSLLSVTGLLGVFTSHDFAGFFLFWEIMTFASFMMVLRYNRHASLKYFVLSVIGAYSMLLAIAIIYAKTGALDFSDVARAMGLSAYGMVDFGRTDTILVYALFLVAFGVKAGTWPLHVWAPEAYSETNQSYTSFFSGALSKAGIFGFVLVYALMAGKLYVELGSFHGHPTFTYIFAWLGAITVVVASFLAVLQEDIRKLLAYSSVGQVGYILLAIGVGSGLGFAGAFFHVLSHALFKGLFWLVTAALILRTGKTRFEDFGGLAEKMPITFAMGLIAVLSLAGIPPMAGFASKWLIYEAAIQEHMPLVAGAIFLGSALAFAYVVRFLYAIWFGQRPSDLDDVQEAPLPLLIGMGILGLLNVVFGIAPGLVVDFLNKFVNTGVVVESYYSISTATGTYNALSVALILVVGIAIAGLIYIYGANARKIPVTNTYQSGNPVTEEFNLSIRRNFYRPLAEALEFWLRYSFDRFYERLSGIFEDFADWLREGFYNGNIQSYSWYLAVVLLILALWGVL
- a CDS encoding respiratory chain complex I subunit 1 family protein, which gives rise to MIDWKLILEAIGILIYATFMGFIFMGIERKAMARIQRRIGPPIYQPIIDTLKLLGKKESVSHGFIYDFGPIFALGATITALLFLPVANFQLFSSNADLIVVAYLLEVPMLGIMLGAMSSGNPYSAVGVQRGLLTMVAMQLPYGLALIAIVQHFETFKLSEIVALQSLNGWSILVPALLLAMIVFDIVFQAMLGLEPFDIITAPAEISMGPMVEYGGKHAAILFTQHAVQLFAETTFFTILFLGGASNLLELLIKQIAVLFIAIFVASIYPRFTIDQAAKFFWKWPTIIGIIAVLLTM
- a CDS encoding NuoB/complex I 20 kDa subunit family protein, whose amino-acid sequence is MQNGDVVHYELKEFQLFEPLFRWARKKSLWIVAFCTGCGGIEMPPLATARYDFERFGIMPNPAPRMGDLFLITGYVTPKTLKRIIITYEMMQDPKYVLAHGSCPINGGVYWDSYNVVKQLDKYIPVDVAIAGCMPRAEAVMDGIMTIMKKIEDGTADGWKRYRENYEYYRKNQDELFGEGWREKDARRWLAWI
- a CDS encoding NADH-quinone oxidoreductase subunit C; translation: MDMKEKPKVEEKVQGETTVEEKPTLPDTKEGKLVKALIEKAPYAEGEVIRERRIKFTVPVERIHEFLELASEKFEMLMQISVVDWLKEGQFEVTYQLWSVSESVHAFVKVRIPRDDAKLPTVMDIWPVAETYEREAHEFFGIVFEGNPRLGPFILEPREYEKHPLRKDFNTLSYVKTIYGEDFDRYDESKTNYVI
- a CDS encoding NADH-quinone oxidoreductase subunit D; protein product: MTNPEVPKELREEAKQHDMYLHPIDKDTYELFFGPQHMATENFSIILKMDGNRIEKAIVNPGFLHRGFEKLAEHRPYFSNIALILRICVPESDVPENIYSMAVDEIVGWEVPDRAQWIRTVVLEMARMAAWMFWIMGFGNEIGLYTAGQWAAAYRERFMRLYEELTGGRVYHIYTVPGGVRRDIPGDRWLRQLRDTVEYIKGKMKDFDEILFDNYIMFERTEGVGVMDKKFALKHAVTGPNLRATGVPYDVRKDDPYLYYPELEFEVPILKEGDSLARTLVRRYEMEQDLYILEQLLDMGPPSGPYMVQDPRLKALPRFKPPKGEAYAHVESTKGDFGVFVVSDGTHKPYRAHFRGPSQSHGVTVLEKLLEGARLADVPVILKTLDNCPPDIDR